Part of the Candidatus Cloacimonadota bacterium genome is shown below.
TTCGTTGCTAAAAAAAAAGGAAAATAATGAAAATAGGATTAATAGGATTACAAAATTCGGGAAAGACCACCATTTTTAATGCTCTCACCGGATTAGAAGCAGAAGTAACTTCTTACTCGACCGGAAAAGTTGAACCGAACATGGGAATTGTGGAAGTCAAGGATGAAAGGATCGAGAAATTGGCTGAAATTTATGAGCCGGAAAAGAAGGTTTATGCTCATATCGAATACATTGATTTTGGCGGATTAACGGGAGAAAATGAAAATATTGATGTTTTTTCCGATTCTTCGATGGCATTGGTAAAAACCGCTGATGCTCTGGCACTTGTTGTCAGGAATTTTAATGATGAGATAATTTCCCAGACTCTCGGTAAGCCTGATCCCATCAAGGATATTCAGCAGATCGAATCCGAACTGATTATTTCCGATCTGATCATTGCGGAAAAAAGAGCAGAGAAAATAATCCTTAATAAGAAGAGAGGATTAAAGGATGCAAAACTTCTGCTGGAAGAGAAAGTAATTAATAAAGTTATCCAATTTCTGAATGAAGATAAACCTTTACGGGATTTGGAATTAGCAGATGATGAAGAAAAATCGATCAAAGGTTTTCAATTCATCAGTCGCAAACCATTACTCATCATCCTGAATTCAGATGAAGATAATTTTGGAGCAAACCAGAAAATACTTAATGAGGTTGAAAAGAATTACAAAGCGATCGAATTTGCCGGAAATTTTGAGATGGAATTGAGTAAACTTCCGGAAGATGAAGCCAAAGAATTTATGGAAGATCTGAATATCAAAGAATCTGCCAGAGACA
Proteins encoded:
- the ychF gene encoding redox-regulated ATPase YchF, which codes for MKIGLIGLQNSGKTTIFNALTGLEAEVTSYSTGKVEPNMGIVEVKDERIEKLAEIYEPEKKVYAHIEYIDFGGLTGENENIDVFSDSSMALVKTADALALVVRNFNDEIISQTLGKPDPIKDIQQIESELIISDLIIAEKRAEKIILNKKRGLKDAKLLLEEKVINKVIQFLNEDKPLRDLELADDEEKSIKGFQFISRKPLLIILNSDEDNFGANQKILNEVEKNYKAIEFAGNFEMELSKLPEDEAKEFMEDLNIKESARDRLTKSSYDLMGYISFFTKGKDEVRAWTITEGDKAVEAAGKIHSDLARGFIRAECFSYDDLMTAGSEKVIKEKGLFRLEGKNYLVKDGDILTIRFNV